One Desulfosoma sp. genomic window carries:
- the nuoH gene encoding NADH-quinone oxidoreductase subunit NuoH, which yields MEWIVYGVLTLAKTALVLFVLLTAVAYATLMERKVLGFMQLRLGPNRVGPWGLLQPLADGVKLFFKEDIDLPVSEPRLYTLAPWVTAVAALTPFAAIPFADTIFPETVSLFGRTVDLTSYGIHRGVIADLPGAVLFILAVSSLSTYGVVLGGWASDNRYSLLGGIRVTAQMISYELALGMAVVGVLMVAGSMRLTEIVDAQSRVPFVVYQPLGFVLFMIAAFAEACRTPFDLIECENELVAGYHTEYSSMRFALFQLAEYAHIITVSAVAVTLYLGGWQGPWLPSGAWFVLKTAALVFFFIWVRATYPRVRFDQLMHFGWKVLLPLSLANIVVTGCFVLIWG from the coding sequence ATGGAATGGATCGTCTACGGTGTTCTCACGCTAGCCAAGACGGCTCTCGTGCTCTTTGTTTTGCTCACAGCCGTGGCCTACGCCACGCTCATGGAACGTAAGGTTTTGGGTTTCATGCAGCTGCGTTTAGGACCGAATCGAGTCGGGCCCTGGGGACTGCTGCAGCCGTTGGCGGACGGTGTTAAGCTTTTCTTTAAGGAAGACATTGATCTGCCGGTATCCGAACCGCGCCTGTACACTCTTGCTCCATGGGTGACCGCGGTGGCGGCCCTGACACCCTTTGCGGCCATTCCTTTTGCGGACACGATCTTTCCGGAAACCGTCAGCCTTTTCGGCCGCACGGTGGATTTAACCTCGTATGGCATCCATCGCGGGGTCATCGCCGATCTTCCCGGAGCGGTCCTTTTCATTTTAGCCGTCTCTTCGCTTTCCACGTACGGCGTTGTCCTGGGAGGCTGGGCCTCGGACAACCGATATTCTTTGTTGGGCGGGATTCGAGTGACTGCGCAGATGATCAGCTATGAACTGGCTTTGGGCATGGCCGTGGTCGGTGTGCTCATGGTGGCGGGATCCATGCGGCTCACCGAAATCGTCGATGCCCAAAGCCGTGTCCCTTTTGTGGTTTATCAGCCTTTAGGGTTCGTGCTGTTTATGATTGCCGCTTTTGCGGAAGCCTGCCGCACCCCCTTTGACCTCATTGAGTGTGAAAACGAGCTGGTGGCCGGATACCACACGGAATACAGCTCCATGCGCTTTGCCTTGTTTCAGTTGGCCGAATATGCCCACATCATCACGGTGAGTGCCGTGGCGGTCACCTTGTACCTTGGTGGATGGCAAGGGCCGTGGCTGCCTTCCGGAGCTTGGTTTGTGTTAAAGACGGCCGCCTTGGTGTTCTTCTTTATCTGGGTACGGGCCACGTATCCTCGAGTGCGTTTCGATCAGCTGATGCATTTCGGGTGGAAGGTGCTTTTGCCTTTATCTTTAGCCAATATCGTGGTCACGGGATGCTTTGTCCTGATCTGGGGTTGA
- a CDS encoding NADH-quinone oxidoreductase subunit I — protein MLGPLVKGLAKTFEQLFRKPITIEYPDKKREVTERFRGHPRLLKDENGRIKCVACHLCETVCPSKAISIEPEAGETMHEKRPRSFVVDLTRCIFCGFCQEACPKGAIMLNRKYELAQYDKNALLYDKEKLLQD, from the coding sequence ATGCTAGGACCGCTGGTTAAAGGGCTCGCCAAGACCTTTGAACAACTTTTTCGCAAGCCCATCACCATCGAATATCCGGACAAGAAGCGGGAAGTGACCGAACGGTTTCGAGGGCATCCCAGGCTTCTCAAAGATGAAAACGGGCGCATCAAATGCGTGGCTTGTCATTTGTGCGAGACGGTCTGCCCATCCAAGGCCATCTCCATCGAACCGGAAGCGGGGGAGACCATGCACGAGAAGCGGCCGCGCAGTTTCGTCGTGGATCTAACGAGATGCATCTTTTGCGGTTTTTGTCAGGAAGCCTGCCCCAAGGGAGCGATCATGCTCAATCGGAAGTACGAACTGGCTCAGTATGACAAGAACGCTTTGCTCTACGACAAGGAAAAGCTCCTTCAAGATTAG
- a CDS encoding NADH-quinone oxidoreductase subunit J yields MELVLFVAFSSITLVSAAAVVLHPHPLKSALFLIVTFFAMGGLYLLLQAEFIALMQVLVYAGAVMVLFLFVIMLLNLKPRGEDRSAFKKRLSWALPLVLVFVGAVLTVVTSPLARLGPSAQQGVAWVETQGGNVRAVGRALFTSAFLPFEVTSIALLVAVVGVIVLAKKERK; encoded by the coding sequence ATGGAACTTGTGCTGTTCGTGGCCTTTTCTTCCATCACTTTGGTGAGCGCCGCCGCCGTGGTTTTGCATCCGCATCCCCTTAAGAGCGCCCTGTTTCTCATTGTGACCTTTTTTGCCATGGGCGGTCTGTATCTTCTTTTACAGGCGGAATTCATCGCCCTGATGCAGGTTCTGGTCTATGCCGGCGCCGTCATGGTCCTCTTTCTTTTTGTGATCATGTTGCTGAACCTGAAACCTCGAGGTGAAGACCGGTCGGCTTTCAAGAAACGTTTGAGCTGGGCTTTACCGCTGGTTTTGGTTTTCGTGGGAGCGGTTTTAACCGTGGTCACCAGTCCTTTGGCCCGTTTGGGCCCTTCAGCGCAGCAGGGTGTTGCCTGGGTGGAAACTCAAGGGGGCAATGTGAGGGCTGTGGGTCGAGCCCTGTTTACGTCGGCCTTTTTGCCCTTTGAAGTCACTTCCATTGCTCTTCTGGTGGCCGTTGTGGGAGTCATTGTCCTGGCCAAAAAGGAACGCAAATAG
- the nuoK gene encoding NADH-quinone oxidoreductase subunit NuoK, translating to MAVPVEYYVLVSALLFAVGVLGVLTRRNAIVIFMSIELMLNAANLSFVAFSRVLEGLDGQLFVFFVMVVAAAEVTVGLAIIVTLFRNWKTIFVDEVRLLKG from the coding sequence ATGGCGGTTCCGGTTGAATACTATGTCCTTGTGAGTGCGTTGTTGTTTGCCGTGGGGGTGTTAGGCGTCCTGACCCGGCGAAACGCCATTGTGATCTTCATGTCCATCGAATTGATGCTCAACGCGGCGAATTTGAGCTTTGTGGCTTTTTCCAGGGTTCTTGAAGGCCTGGATGGACAACTCTTTGTCTTTTTCGTCATGGTGGTGGCGGCGGCGGAAGTGACTGTCGGCCTGGCCATCATCGTCACTCTGTTTCGCAATTGGAAGACTATTTTCGTGGACGAAGTTCGGCTTCTCAAAGGTTAA
- the nuoL gene encoding NADH-quinone oxidoreductase subunit L — METAWIIPALPFTGFLLNGLWGRRLPKKYVGLIACGAMGLAFVWALHFLRMLLQQEPSQRFWEPVCYTWIRVGEFQADISFLIDPLSMVMILVVTGVGFLIHVYSIGYMHDDPGYSRYFAYLNLFASAMLLLVMADNLLVMFVGWEGVGLCSYLLIGFWYEKQSAADAGKKAFIVNRIGDFGFLLGIFLTFWTFGSLNFREVFEAAAGNFAVGDMVLVGITLLLFVGAMGKSAQIPLYVWLPDAMEGPTPVSALIHAATMVTAGVYMVARCSVLYALSPFSMGFVAIIGGITAVFAASIGLVQNDIKRVLAYSTVSQLGYMFLGCGVGAFVAGIFHLMTHAFFKALLFLGAGSVIHALSGEQNIQRMGGLRSSLPVTFTTFMMGTLAIAGIFPFAGFFSKDEILFETLMSGRTTLYALALAGAGLTAFYMFRLVFLTFFGPTRLDEETAHHVHEAPKTMAVPLMILAVLSLVGGWIQMPGIEGGRLLGLFLEPVFQEASHLLGHHGDAVHPSLWLEGALMGVSVAVAVVGIFIAYRFYMADPQRPVRLAQRFSRAYRWLCHKYYVDEFYQATIVEPLKKAAESAHQWVDRRTIDGAVDGTGSLFRTVSGLVRRVQTGVFPHYALSVMAGVCLLLLFIMAL; from the coding sequence ATGGAGACGGCGTGGATCATTCCGGCCTTGCCCTTTACCGGCTTTCTCCTGAACGGTTTGTGGGGACGACGGCTGCCCAAAAAATATGTGGGCCTGATTGCCTGCGGTGCCATGGGTCTGGCGTTTGTGTGGGCTTTGCATTTCCTGCGGATGCTTCTGCAGCAGGAACCGTCCCAAAGGTTTTGGGAACCCGTCTGTTACACGTGGATACGAGTGGGGGAATTTCAGGCCGATATCTCATTTCTTATCGACCCTTTAAGCATGGTCATGATCCTGGTGGTCACAGGCGTGGGGTTTCTCATCCACGTTTATTCCATCGGATACATGCATGACGATCCCGGTTACAGCCGCTACTTTGCTTACCTCAATCTCTTTGCTTCGGCCATGTTGCTCTTGGTCATGGCCGACAATCTGCTGGTCATGTTTGTGGGTTGGGAAGGTGTGGGTCTCTGTTCGTATCTTCTCATCGGCTTTTGGTATGAAAAACAATCGGCCGCTGATGCCGGAAAAAAGGCTTTTATCGTGAACCGTATCGGCGATTTCGGTTTCCTGCTTGGCATCTTTTTGACCTTCTGGACATTCGGGTCTCTGAATTTTCGAGAGGTCTTTGAGGCGGCTGCCGGAAACTTTGCCGTGGGAGACATGGTCCTGGTCGGGATCACCTTGCTGCTTTTTGTGGGGGCCATGGGAAAATCAGCCCAGATTCCGCTTTATGTGTGGCTTCCCGATGCTATGGAAGGTCCCACTCCCGTTTCGGCCCTCATCCATGCCGCCACCATGGTCACCGCCGGGGTTTACATGGTGGCTCGATGCAGTGTGCTCTATGCGCTTTCTCCGTTTTCCATGGGTTTTGTGGCCATAATCGGGGGAATCACAGCCGTTTTTGCGGCTTCCATCGGCTTGGTGCAAAACGACATCAAAAGAGTGCTAGCCTATTCCACGGTAAGCCAGCTGGGATACATGTTCCTTGGCTGCGGTGTCGGTGCCTTCGTGGCGGGCATTTTTCACCTCATGACCCACGCCTTTTTCAAGGCGTTGCTGTTTCTTGGAGCCGGAAGCGTCATTCATGCTCTGTCCGGAGAACAGAACATTCAGCGCATGGGTGGGCTTCGTTCTTCTCTGCCTGTCACCTTCACCACTTTCATGATGGGGACTTTGGCTATTGCCGGTATTTTCCCTTTTGCAGGCTTTTTCAGTAAGGATGAAATCCTTTTTGAAACCCTCATGAGCGGCCGGACCACGCTTTACGCTCTGGCTTTGGCTGGAGCGGGTTTGACGGCTTTTTACATGTTCCGCTTGGTGTTTTTGACCTTTTTCGGTCCAACACGCCTGGATGAAGAAACCGCCCACCATGTCCATGAAGCTCCGAAAACTATGGCTGTGCCTTTAATGATTCTGGCGGTTCTGTCGCTGGTCGGAGGATGGATTCAGATGCCGGGGATTGAGGGAGGACGGCTTTTGGGACTGTTTCTGGAGCCCGTCTTTCAAGAGGCGTCCCATCTCTTGGGGCATCATGGGGATGCGGTCCATCCGTCCTTGTGGCTTGAAGGAGCTCTTATGGGCGTTTCGGTGGCCGTGGCTGTGGTGGGTATTTTCATCGCCTACAGGTTTTATATGGCCGATCCGCAACGCCCTGTGCGTTTGGCGCAGAGGTTTTCTCGAGCCTACCGATGGTTGTGCCACAAATATTATGTGGATGAATTTTATCAAGCGACCATTGTTGAGCCCCTCAAAAAAGCGGCCGAGAGTGCGCATCAATGGGTGGATCGGCGGACCATCGACGGTGCCGTTGACGGTACAGGGAGCCTGTTTCGCACTGTAAGCGGCCTGGTGCGCCGTGTGCAAACGGGTGTCTTTCCCCACTACGCCTTGTCGGTGATGGCCGGAGTCTGTCTTCTGCTTTTGTTCATCATGGCTCTTTGA
- a CDS encoding NADH-quinone oxidoreductase subunit M, with translation MESVSFPLLSTLVFLPLVGVLVLLVVDRNNEPVQRWTALTVMGIGFGLALFVYAGFDATNVSYQFEEKYSWIPGLGISYHLGVDGISLLLVMLTAFLGPICVLACWSDIQYRLKEFLICLLFLQTGMLGVFVSLDLVLFYVFWEVMLIPMALLILIWGHPARRIYAAVKFFLYTMAGSVFMLVGILVLYFHHARTTGVYSFDLVTLSGMVLPFSLQLWLFIAFGLAFAIKVPMFPFHTWLPDAHTEAPTVGSVVLAAVLLKMGTYGFLRFNLPLFPDASVFFMPVMVVLALVGIIYGAFMCLVQKDLKRLIAFSSVSHLGFVVLGLFSFTLQGMQGSLLQMINHGLSTGALFLLVGMLYERRHTRLIADFGGLSKPTPTLTTFFMIATLASIGLPGLNGFVGEFLILLGTFRVKPVWAVLGATGVILAAWYMLWMFQRVFFGEVTHEENKRLLDLVPREIGLLVPVVLMMVWIGIAPTPFLEKTEPAVARVLHLVQERVQTAEACRPVWMTVCAAWEHIKGK, from the coding sequence ATGGAGTCTGTGTCCTTTCCTCTACTTTCGACGCTCGTTTTCCTACCCTTGGTGGGGGTTCTGGTGCTCCTTGTGGTAGACCGGAACAACGAACCGGTACAGCGCTGGACGGCGCTGACGGTTATGGGCATCGGCTTCGGCCTGGCCCTTTTTGTCTATGCGGGATTTGACGCCACCAACGTGAGTTATCAGTTTGAAGAGAAATACTCATGGATACCCGGTCTCGGGATTTCGTATCACCTGGGTGTGGACGGCATCAGCCTGCTTCTGGTCATGCTCACGGCTTTTCTCGGACCCATCTGTGTCCTGGCCTGCTGGTCGGACATTCAATATCGACTCAAAGAGTTCCTTATCTGCCTATTGTTCTTGCAGACGGGCATGTTGGGGGTTTTTGTGAGTTTGGACCTGGTCCTGTTCTATGTCTTCTGGGAAGTGATGCTCATTCCCATGGCCTTACTCATTCTCATTTGGGGCCATCCGGCACGAAGGATTTACGCGGCCGTTAAATTCTTCCTTTATACCATGGCCGGGTCGGTGTTCATGCTGGTCGGCATTCTTGTTTTGTATTTCCATCATGCGCGGACGACCGGCGTCTATTCTTTTGATTTGGTCACCCTCAGTGGTATGGTTCTGCCATTTTCGTTGCAACTCTGGCTTTTTATTGCTTTTGGCCTGGCCTTTGCCATCAAAGTGCCCATGTTTCCTTTTCATACCTGGCTTCCTGACGCCCATACGGAAGCTCCTACCGTCGGTAGTGTGGTGTTGGCCGCCGTGCTTCTGAAGATGGGCACCTATGGTTTTTTGAGGTTTAATCTGCCGCTGTTCCCTGATGCTTCCGTGTTTTTCATGCCGGTCATGGTGGTTTTAGCCTTGGTGGGGATCATCTACGGAGCCTTCATGTGCCTGGTGCAAAAAGATCTGAAACGACTCATCGCTTTTTCCAGCGTGAGTCACCTAGGGTTTGTGGTTTTGGGTTTGTTCAGTTTCACGTTGCAAGGGATGCAGGGAAGCCTGCTGCAGATGATCAATCACGGTTTGAGCACAGGAGCCCTCTTTCTTCTTGTGGGAATGCTTTATGAGAGGCGTCACACGCGGTTGATCGCCGACTTTGGGGGTCTGTCCAAGCCCACACCGACTTTGACCACCTTTTTCATGATCGCCACGTTGGCTTCCATCGGACTGCCGGGTTTGAACGGCTTTGTGGGTGAATTTTTGATTTTGCTTGGAACATTTCGTGTCAAACCTGTGTGGGCGGTTCTTGGGGCCACAGGAGTGATTCTTGCCGCCTGGTACATGCTCTGGATGTTTCAGCGTGTGTTTTTCGGCGAAGTGACCCACGAAGAAAACAAAAGGCTTCTGGATCTGGTTCCTCGAGAAATCGGCCTCTTGGTGCCCGTGGTCCTCATGATGGTCTGGATCGGCATAGCGCCTACACCCTTTCTGGAAAAGACCGAGCCGGCCGTCGCGCGTGTGTTGCACCTTGTGCAGGAACGTGTGCAGACGGCTGAAGCATGCCGCCCCGTATGGATGACGGTCTGTGCGGCATGGGAACACATCAAGGGAAAGTGA
- a CDS encoding NADH-quinone oxidoreductase subunit N, whose amino-acid sequence MSMVALLHECQGILSVLVLSITGVLVLLLDAFSPLERKGRLGALAVVGTLLALASLRLKPAGTAFFNGMVVWDSFSVFLSGVLLLGAVLVILLSFDQMRLTGLECGEYYALVLFATTGMILMVQSSHFILLFLGLEIFSIAIYILVGIARHEKRANEAAVKYVLLGGFASGFLLYGLTFIYGATGSLSMNAMAAYLGKGDTVYNPYLLLGSALVLVGFAFKLALAPFHLWTPDVYEGAPTPITAYMAVGVKAAVFGALVRTFWVALPMVHPHWNMFFWALAAITMTVGNLMALSQESVKRMLAFSSIAHAGYLFMTVVADSKEALTALLVYLLAYTVMNVGAFGVLVMVQNRQESGESLEDFRGLAARSPLLAASMALFLFSLAGIPPTAGFIGKFMVFSAVVQSGYTWLVIVAVINSVIAAYYYLRVVIIMYRPGEEKAISFSGTFMASLSSGEKGALLGAGVLTALVGLWPHTFWHLARQAVHVLF is encoded by the coding sequence ATGTCGATGGTAGCGCTTCTTCATGAATGTCAAGGGATTCTTTCCGTTCTGGTCCTTTCCATAACCGGCGTTCTCGTGTTGCTCTTGGACGCTTTTTCTCCTCTGGAACGTAAAGGCCGACTGGGAGCTCTGGCCGTCGTCGGAACCCTTTTGGCTCTGGCCTCGTTACGTCTCAAACCCGCGGGAACGGCCTTTTTTAACGGTATGGTGGTGTGGGATTCTTTCAGTGTGTTTTTGAGCGGCGTGCTGCTGTTGGGAGCGGTGTTGGTCATTCTTCTATCTTTTGATCAAATGAGGCTTACCGGCCTGGAATGCGGGGAATACTACGCCCTGGTGCTGTTCGCCACCACGGGCATGATTCTTATGGTGCAGTCCTCCCATTTCATTTTGCTTTTTTTAGGTTTGGAAATCTTTTCCATCGCCATTTACATCTTGGTGGGCATTGCACGTCATGAAAAGAGAGCCAACGAAGCAGCCGTAAAATACGTCCTTTTAGGGGGGTTTGCGTCAGGCTTTTTGCTTTACGGCCTTACGTTTATCTATGGGGCTACAGGATCCCTTTCCATGAACGCCATGGCAGCGTATTTGGGAAAAGGGGATACCGTCTACAATCCCTACCTCCTTTTGGGTTCTGCTCTGGTTCTGGTGGGTTTCGCCTTCAAGCTGGCGCTGGCGCCGTTCCATTTGTGGACTCCGGACGTGTACGAAGGGGCGCCGACACCCATCACCGCTTATATGGCTGTGGGAGTGAAAGCGGCTGTTTTTGGGGCCTTGGTGCGCACCTTCTGGGTGGCTCTACCCATGGTTCATCCTCACTGGAACATGTTTTTCTGGGCCTTGGCGGCAATCACCATGACCGTGGGGAACCTCATGGCGCTGTCCCAGGAGAGTGTCAAGCGTATGCTGGCCTTTTCCAGTATTGCCCATGCGGGATACTTGTTCATGACCGTGGTTGCCGATTCCAAAGAAGCTTTGACCGCTCTCTTGGTCTATCTTCTTGCTTACACCGTCATGAACGTCGGGGCATTCGGCGTCCTGGTGATGGTCCAGAATCGACAGGAAAGCGGCGAAAGCCTGGAAGACTTCCGCGGACTTGCGGCTCGTTCGCCTTTACTGGCGGCGTCTATGGCTCTTTTCCTGTTTTCTTTAGCCGGGATTCCGCCGACGGCAGGCTTTATTGGGAAGTTCATGGTCTTTTCGGCGGTGGTTCAGTCGGGTTATACATGGCTGGTGATTGTGGCGGTCATCAATTCGGTGATCGCTGCCTACTATTACCTTCGTGTGGTCATCATCATGTATCGACCCGGTGAAGAAAAGGCGATCTCTTTTTCAGGAACGTTCATGGCAAGTCTTTCCAGCGGGGAAAAGGGAGCGCTGCTAGGCGCGGGAGTCCTGACGGCCTTGGTGGGACTGTGGCCTCATACGTTTTGGCATCTGGCACGCCAGGCCGTGCATGTTCTTTTTTAG
- a CDS encoding GAF domain-containing protein, producing MEKKTSPQVQRALTLVLQGLLESLSEPQVADLVVDRLARKVQQDGCCPLNIKDVSDLEACPFTALSLECFHRQAFVGEEIDEDSVAMLRLFKNPYLQGFMNISRTVTSTLEYRKVLQVIVEEVTKIFQAKGCTLLLLDKEKSRLDQVAAFGLSEKYLEKGPVDAARSIAETTSGTPVQIYDVQNDPRVQYPAEAVLEGIGSILAVPIVIRDRVIGSMRIFTENKRRFHKYEVEYAMAVAEQCGIAIENALMYSKGREKYRSLLSEVHNWIEYCAYRPE from the coding sequence ATGGAAAAGAAGACAAGTCCACAAGTACAACGGGCGCTCACCCTGGTGCTTCAAGGGCTTTTGGAAAGCCTTTCGGAACCTCAGGTGGCCGATCTGGTGGTGGATCGCCTGGCTCGAAAGGTGCAACAAGACGGCTGCTGCCCGCTCAATATCAAGGATGTCTCCGACCTGGAAGCGTGCCCCTTTACGGCTTTGTCCTTGGAATGTTTTCACCGGCAGGCTTTTGTGGGGGAAGAAATCGATGAAGATTCCGTCGCCATGCTGCGCCTTTTCAAAAATCCGTACCTTCAAGGGTTTATGAACATCAGCCGAACGGTGACATCCACTTTGGAATATCGCAAGGTGCTTCAGGTGATTGTGGAAGAAGTGACCAAGATCTTTCAAGCCAAGGGATGCACGCTGCTTTTGCTGGATAAGGAAAAATCAAGGTTGGATCAGGTGGCGGCCTTCGGATTGAGTGAGAAATATCTGGAAAAAGGGCCCGTGGACGCGGCTCGTAGCATCGCGGAAACCACTTCGGGAACCCCCGTGCAGATCTATGATGTGCAAAACGATCCACGAGTCCAATACCCGGCGGAAGCGGTCTTGGAGGGGATCGGATCCATTTTGGCCGTTCCCATTGTCATTCGGGATCGAGTCATCGGCAGTATGCGTATTTTTACGGAAAACAAACGACGTTTTCACAAGTACGAAGTGGAATACGCCATGGCGGTGGCGGAACAATGCGGCATTGCCATTGAAAACGCGCTGATGTACAGCAAGGGTCGAGAAAAATACCGTTCCCTGCTTTCCGAAGTGCACAATTGGATCGAATACTGCGCCTATCGGCCCGAATAG
- a CDS encoding HDOD domain-containing protein, with the protein MEIDRPTPVRADDTLLRLSYPMESFIARQPIFDRRLHVYGYELLYRAASQDQQAVFRDGDQASVSVIQNLFFTMGTEIFVGGRKAFINFTENLLLQNAPYFLPKEWAVIEILENVEPSPAVYTACRRLKEDGYSLALDDVIVLEDSHRELLGLVDIVKVDFRGTGNDFQARIARDLKHRVPHLLAEKTETREEFQQALEAGYTLFQGYFFSRPVIIRRQDVPVFKYHALKLIAELNRPDLDMEAVHKVIKQDPALVYKLLRYINSAFFGLRHRVSSIRHAMVLLGEREIRKWATLSVYSRLTAKQPNELVKMSLIRGRFLELLADLVGMGAEKDQLFLMGIFSVMDTLLGRPIDEALQEVPLDDAIKASLLGSMNRYRVLYETVLAYEKAKWDTLGRIGSELHLDVSALTTRYLQALEWTERVFRVQ; encoded by the coding sequence ATGGAAATCGATCGTCCAACACCGGTGAGAGCCGACGACACCCTTTTGCGTCTTTCCTACCCGATGGAAAGCTTTATCGCTCGACAGCCCATTTTCGATCGACGCCTTCACGTCTATGGTTACGAACTTTTATACCGGGCGGCTTCTCAGGATCAACAGGCCGTTTTTCGTGACGGCGACCAAGCTTCCGTCAGTGTGATTCAAAATCTTTTCTTTACCATGGGGACAGAAATTTTTGTGGGAGGCCGAAAGGCTTTTATCAATTTTACGGAAAATCTTTTGCTCCAAAACGCCCCTTACTTCCTTCCCAAAGAATGGGCCGTCATTGAAATCTTGGAAAATGTGGAACCATCCCCGGCCGTCTATACGGCCTGCCGCCGTTTGAAAGAAGACGGTTATTCGCTGGCTTTGGACGATGTGATCGTCTTGGAAGACTCACACCGCGAACTCCTGGGGCTGGTGGACATCGTTAAAGTGGATTTTCGAGGAACCGGTAATGATTTCCAAGCGAGGATCGCTCGAGACCTGAAACATCGTGTCCCCCATCTTCTCGCGGAAAAAACAGAAACACGTGAAGAATTTCAACAGGCGCTGGAAGCCGGCTATACGCTGTTTCAAGGCTATTTTTTCAGCCGACCCGTTATCATTCGACGTCAAGACGTCCCGGTTTTTAAGTACCATGCCTTGAAGCTCATCGCCGAGCTAAATCGGCCCGATCTGGACATGGAAGCCGTCCATAAGGTCATCAAACAAGATCCTGCTCTGGTCTACAAGCTGCTGCGCTACATCAATTCGGCCTTTTTCGGCCTGCGGCATAGGGTCAGCTCTATTCGGCACGCCATGGTCCTTCTTGGGGAACGGGAAATTCGAAAGTGGGCCACCTTGAGTGTCTATTCGAGATTAACAGCCAAGCAGCCCAACGAACTGGTCAAGATGTCCCTGATTCGAGGTCGCTTTCTGGAACTATTGGCGGATCTTGTGGGAATGGGTGCGGAGAAGGATCAACTCTTCCTCATGGGCATCTTTTCCGTCATGGATACGTTGCTGGGGCGTCCCATAGATGAGGCCCTGCAGGAGGTCCCACTTGACGATGCCATCAAAGCGTCCCTTCTCGGTAGCATGAATCGGTACCGCGTTCTGTACGAAACCGTTCTTGCCTATGAAAAAGCCAAGTGGGACACCCTCGGTCGCATCGGCTCCGAGCTTCACCTCGACGTTTCAGCCCTCACAACTCGATACCTTCAGGCCTTAGAGTGGACAGAGCGCGTGTTTCGTGTGCAGTAA
- a CDS encoding DMT family transporter, which yields MWVMLSILTAFAAASVDAWTKKFFGHRDAVTMACYPLVYSLPLLLVTFPFVAIPALDATFWWCFGLSIPINCLSFVLYMEAIRLSPLSLTVPFLTLTPVFMLVTGYAVLDEVASWPAVVGIGVTVCGGYLLHAPSVHMGLLEPLRSIAKEKGSLLMIAVAFIYSFSAVLGKKTILHSSPLFFGLFFFLLQNFLLVAWAVLTRRVNARQLLARSEGSKGLLVGGLYYLHVILHVWAISMTQASYMISLKRLSAVFGVLYGGWLFREGHLGWRLVGAAVMVVGSALVAVAG from the coding sequence ATGTGGGTGATGCTTTCCATCCTGACCGCTTTTGCGGCAGCTTCCGTTGATGCCTGGACCAAAAAATTTTTCGGGCATCGAGATGCCGTCACTATGGCTTGTTATCCTCTCGTTTACAGCCTGCCGCTTCTTCTTGTCACGTTTCCTTTTGTTGCCATACCCGCCTTGGATGCCACTTTCTGGTGGTGCTTTGGGCTCTCCATTCCCATCAACTGCCTGAGTTTTGTCCTTTACATGGAAGCCATTCGCCTTTCCCCTTTATCGTTAACGGTGCCTTTTCTGACCTTAACCCCAGTGTTCATGCTGGTCACCGGTTACGCCGTCCTTGACGAGGTCGCCTCATGGCCTGCCGTTGTCGGCATCGGCGTCACTGTGTGCGGCGGGTACCTGCTCCACGCCCCCTCTGTCCACATGGGCTTGCTGGAACCCCTGCGATCCATCGCCAAGGAAAAGGGATCTCTCCTCATGATCGCCGTCGCTTTCATCTATAGCTTTTCCGCGGTGCTGGGCAAGAAAACCATCCTTCACTCCTCTCCATTGTTTTTCGGTTTATTTTTCTTTCTCCTTCAAAACTTTTTATTGGTCGCCTGGGCCGTTCTGACGCGCCGAGTGAACGCTCGCCAATTGCTAGCCAGGTCCGAAGGGTCTAAAGGCCTTCTTGTGGGAGGATTGTATTACCTGCATGTCATTTTGCACGTGTGGGCCATTTCCATGACCCAGGCGTCCTACATGATTTCCCTTAAAAGACTAAGCGCCGTCTTTGGGGTGCTGTATGGAGGGTGGCTGTTCAGGGAAGGCCACTTGGGATGGCGTTTGGTGGGAGCGGCGGTCATGGTGGTCGGATCGGCTCTGGTGGCCGTGGCAGGTTGA